ataagatgaaGAATAATACACTGTATATGGTTGTGTGTGAGAGAAAatcctggggtttttttttgttgttgttgtttttttgcagtacgcgggcctctcactgttgtggcctctcccattgcggaacacaggctccggacgtgcaggctcagcggccatggctcacgggcccagccgctccgtggcatgtgggatcttcccggaccggggcacaaacccgcgtcccctgcatcggcaggcggactttcaaccactgcgccaccagggaagcccgagaatccTGTTATTTAAGAAACTAGAATGTGCTGGTAGTTtcgcaaaagaagaaaaatgttattttactgTCAGGACAAAATtagtattttcaatattttattatttatttattttggtcggGGTGAGGGGGGgtgcgcaggttcgatccctggtcggggaactaagaccccttGTGCCTGTGTGGCACGtccaagaaagaaatagaaaaggcgCCCAGGTTTGCGTGGTGAAGGCTGGATTTCCACCCCAGCTAGCCCAGGCATGGGTGGCAGGACTCCGGGCGGATCTGTGGCCACTTTCCGCCGCTTCTCTCCTCATCCCTCTTCCACACCCCCATGAACTGACCCACCTGGGggcccttccccagcctctggtGTCCCCTCCAATCCAAACCACCTGGCAGTCACGCTCTCATGGAGTCCCGTGGCCTCTCCTTTTGTAGGTCAATGTGTCTGCTCTCATCCACTGCTCCTCTGACTCAACAACTTCCTCTTTGCAAATTTCCTCTTTGCCCTGGGGAAATACCAACGGCCTCTGGTCCATGCGGTGCCCTGGGTTCTGGCCTGGGCTGGTCTCAGAGACAGCACAGTTGGGTCTtgtcccctcctctccatcccagAGCCACAGGGATGCCCCTGGTTCTGGAGGCCTGTCACAGCTCACTCTCTCACTGACCCTCCTTGTAGAATGGAAGAGGGGATACAGACAAACACATTAAACTTGTAACAGCATCAGCATGACCTGGGACTCTCGTGTGTGCACTGGGGAGCggggggatggagggtggggggagtggtGGGGGGCTTTGAGGAAGGGACATAGCGGCTGAGCTGAAGAACCACACTTGGTCACACATGCAGTCTTTCTGTCAGGCCCTGCCACAGACGGAATTAAATCTTCCACCTCCACCCCATCGGAGCAAAGACGAGGGTGCCTATGTTCTCAGCACCTCCTGAGGGCGGCATCTCCTCAGCCTCTgcagcccctcctgccccctccctcacccagcTGTACTCGCCACTGCCCTTCACAAGCGTCACCAAGTCCTCGCCTCTCGCACACAAACTACATGCACGAGTGGACCCACGCAGATGCCGAGGCTTCTAAGAACTACATCTGCCCAGAAGCCCTTCTCACCTCTGCTCTTGGGAGGAGAAACAGCTGAAGCCTCTGGCTGCCTCGATCCAGAGTTGGGGGAGAAGGTggtggctgggaccgtgagccagcCTAGGGTCCAGGGGCCGTCTCAGACGCACCTGAGACCACTGCTGGGTGACACCACCCAGCCCATGCTCCAGGCTGGCCTAGCACAGAGCACTGGGGCCTGGAGTTAAAGGCAGTTCATGGGCTCAGCCGGTAGGACTGTCCCAATCCATGGGGCCAAATGTACTTTCCAGAGTAATCCTAAGGTGGGGGTTTGCTGGGTGgccatttcctcttcttcccagACTCTGGTATTCCTGGGGAATCCTCTGAGAAATCGTAAGTTTGGCCTTTGTGGAGACTCAACAGCTGGTTTCAAGGACAGAAATGTGGAGAAAATGTGATGGGGAGAAGTAGGGCTTGATGAGGAGAGTTCGTTCATTCAATCTACAAGGGTTCAGTGGGTGTCAGCCCTGACCTGCGCGCTGGGTGTGGGTGCTGCGTGGGCTGCTGGCTAGAAGAGCTGAATGAGGATTCAGGGTGAAGATGCTGGGTGAAAATCCAAAGGGTGCTGGGTGAAAATGCTGGGTGATGATGAGGCTGGATGTGATGACAGGAGGGAAGGTGATGAAAGCGGGAACGATTCTGAGCTCCAGTCTTATTATTCTCAAACGTTAAGGGGCCTCCACATCTCTCTCTTCTGGCCCATCAGAAGTAGAGGTCTCCGCAGCCTCATCCTTGCTGCCCACCAGTGGCTCTTCCTCCCCCTTTAGGCTGGGGGCTGGCCCAGGCTTTAGCTCCTCCAGCGCCATGGAGCCCTGGCGAGATTTCCGTCTACCAAAGAAAGTGGTAAGTGTGGGCCGCTGGCCAGACCCCTCCCCCTGGGGGACCCCAGAGTCATTGTTACCCCCAGACGCTCCCTCTGTTATTGTCGCGGCCTCCTCATGAGACACCTGGGCTACCCCAGCCCAGGCATTTGCCACCCCGTTGTGTTTTCCACTCCTGCTTAGTGTCAGTACTCCTGTCTTCCGCTTCTGCCGCTGGTGCCACAGCAGGAGTAGTGCCATGAGGAAAATGGCCACCAGCAGGGCCACAAGCACAGCTACCAGCAAGGTGCCATTTGTCTCCCAACCTGAATTTGGGGAGGACCTACTGCTTACGTTTGTGGAGGACGTTGGGCTGGATATTTTTACTCCAAAGGTGGGGGAGCCACTGGTCCCCAGGGGGGTCTTCAGAGACGTAGTTGCCATGGTGACAGGAAGTCCACTGGTCTCCTTGGAGGTCTTTAGAGAGCTAGTTTCCATGATGACAGGGGGTCCGCTGGTCACATTGGAGGCCTTCAGAGAGCTAATTGCTGTGGTGATAGGGGGTCCACTGGTCCCATCAGAGGTCTCCAGAGAGCTAGTAGCTGTGGTGACAGGGGGTCCACTGGTCCCACTGGAGGTCTCCAGAGGGCTAGTTGCCATGGTTTCACCAGTCGTAGTGTGGAATCCTGCAGATTTCACTACTGGGACAGCAGGTATACTGGTTGCATTAGAGATTTCCAGGGGCATTGATAACGTTTGGGCCGAATCTTTCTGGGAGATTATTGACTCATTTACAGGAGGGCCCCTGCTGGCAGCAATggaagtcccaggagaggaaaccTCATTGGCTGTATAGGGAGTTGAGGAAGGCGGGAAGATCTTGTGCTCAGTGCTGTCATCTGTCTTAGGGACCTCGGTTGTTGCAAAATTAGATGTCACTGAGTTGAATTTTGTGGTCTCATAGATATTTGAAACCAAAGAAGCAGAGGACGCTGTGGGTTCCAACTCCTGCAAAGTAATTGTGCCATCCGGAGACTCTGAGCTCGTGTTTTGGGCCCAGACGCTcccaaagaggaggagaagcaggatCATTTCCAAAGCAACAGGCATGAGCAGGAGTTGGGACCTGAGGGTGGGGAAGTTGAAGAAATAGAATACAtaaggagctgggggtggggggcaggacctAGCCaggccctccctcctgcccacttCCCTGCCAAATGCCGGGCCCAACTCTGCGGTTCAACGGCTTTTTCCACCCTTGCTTTTACTAGTATCAGAAGTAACAAGACGCTGGCAGCTCCCCCATCGAATCTACCCCATAGGCCCCCTTGGGCGTTGGCAGCCCCGGCTCCAGCAACAGCCACCCCCTCCTGGCCTGCGCTGACCCCATTCAGCCCCAACGGCTCCTTGTCCTCTTTTCCCATTATCTATCAAGGTCTTCTCAAGCCAGAGGCACATTCCCAGGTCCACTGAAGCCCCTGCCCCACCAGGTCACACCACTTACCAGCTCAGTGGATAAGGGCACAGGGCTGGGACCAGGCTGCTCCAACTCCTGAAGCTGGGGCAAGACTGGTGGAGGGGCCTCAAAGGGAAAGGAAGTGGCCCTGGCTCCACCCACCCCAGCATCCTGCCCCACCCGCCCTGCTCCTACATTGCCGTGTGATGAGAGAGGCATCACTCACTCTTTCAGGGTCTGAGATGATGACAGGGACTCTGGGGTCTCAGCTGAAGCAGGTGGGGATGGTGGGCGGGGTCTGGAATGGGGATTCCCGGGTCTCCTCTGGAAAATGGGATGGCAAGCCGTGAAGCTGGGAGAGGGATATGTGTCAGAGCAGGGGTGGTGGAAATGCATGCTTGAGAACCAGGGGGTGCggaggaggagatgggagggGAAGGTGGTTTCCTTTGCCTTTGTGGTCCCCGAGCTGTTAGGCCAGCACCCAAGTCTAACACTTCTTCTGCCCCAAGAGCTCCCAGGAAGTACCAGGGCAAGAGGAAGCCCTCGACTCTGGCTGGGGCAGTGGAAGGCTTTGCAGGCTGTGTGAAATCCCTGGTGGGCTCTTGACTTCTCAAGAAGCTTGCGGGGGTAGGTCACTACAATGGCCCCCAGTCGTGGACTGCCTGACTAAATCAAGGTGGTTATTAAGCACTGTATATGCTATGAACTTATTTTTGCAGAAGACTAACAAAAATGTGGGAATCTACATGGAAGGCTGTCTGAAAAGGTATTCATTGAGGTATTAACAAGTTTCACTGGGTAGGTATGAGTAGAGAattctttactttcttctttgggTGTTTGATGTTTTCTTACTTCCTTTAATTTGTAAGCTTTGACTCTCAGTATGTGTATGGttttttgcctttctttaaaaaaagatcaaaactGATTTTTATGTTGTAAAAGTAATAATGATAGATGACTGAAACAGGCCAATGTCAGGGCCTGGGATTGTACCCCACTCACAAGCTAACGAGTTAGTCTGACAAAGACGTGAGACTCCCGGATCACAGACATAGGAATCCACTACTCATTGCTCAGCAAACTCATTGCTCAGCAAACTCATTGCTCAGCAGGAGCGCCGTCTGCTTCAGTTTCACTTGCCCCCCTGAGCCCCACAGGGGTGACCACAGAGAGGCTTGCCCCGCAGCTGAGGAACACTGAGCTTggagaatttccttcttttcgaGTAGGTGGTAAGCAAGCTTGCTCTTTGTCCTGAAGGGAGACATTACTTCATCCCTCAGCGTTACTCACTGCAAACACAACCTTGAGAAACGGCCTGGATGTAGAGCGGCCAGAAACTTGTATTGCGGGCATATCAGCAAGAGTGTGCAGGGAAGCTCGGGGCTGGGGTGGATTGCCTCTCCCACCAGGCAGCAGTGTATAAAGTGAAAAAGCTCCGTACCGACACCACCAGATAGACCCTGGTCACAgggtatatatgcatatacacatgtattttttatagtattagattttattatacataatgttccttgcttttcttttttttactgaacaaaaggaagcaaggaagggaggaaggaaggaaggaaaacatttcATTGTCAGACATTAGGTTGTTTCAACATTTTGCTGTTGCAAACAGAAAAGTAGGAATAATTGGCTGCAAAGTAATtggaggttaaaaaaatttttttaattaagaagaaaatcaacaaaaatatttgtaagactgcatataggacttccctggtggcgcagtggttacgaatccacctgtcagtgcaggggacgtgggtttgagccctggtccgggaagatcccacatgctgcggagcaacaaagcccgtgcgccacaactactgaagccaggacacctagagcccatgctccgcaacaagaggagccaccacaatgagaagcctgcacaccgcaacgaagagtagcccccgctcaccgcaactagagaaagcccgcgtgcaacaatgaaaacccaacacagccgaaaataaataaatta
The sequence above is a segment of the Orcinus orca chromosome 16, mOrcOrc1.1, whole genome shotgun sequence genome. Coding sequences within it:
- the SPN gene encoding leukosialin, giving the protein MLGWVEPGPLPFPLRPLHQSCPSFRSWSSLVPALCPYPLSWSQLLLMPVALEMILLLLLFGSVWAQNTSSESPDGTITLQELEPTASSASLVSNIYETTKFNSVTSNFATTEVPKTDDSTEHKIFPPSSTPYTANEVSSPGTSIAASRGPPVNESIISQKDSAQTLSMPLEISNATSIPAVPVVKSAGFHTTTGETMATSPLETSSGTSGPPVTTATSSLETSDGTSGPPITTAISSLKASNVTSGPPVIMETSSLKTSKETSGLPVTMATTSLKTPLGTSGSPTFGVKISSPTSSTNVSSRSSPNSGWETNGTLLVAVLVALLVAIFLMALLLLWHQRQKRKTGVLTLSRSGKHNGVANAWAGVAQVSHEEAATITEGASGGNNDSGVPQGEGSGQRPTLTTFFGRRKSRQGSMALEELKPGPAPSLKGEEEPLVGSKDEAAETSTSDGPEERDVEAP